One window of the Mycobacterium sp. SVM_VP21 genome contains the following:
- a CDS encoding SDR family oxidoreductase encodes MAAQKPVALIMGGASGIGLATAHALVARGDHVVIADVNEEAARARAAELADNATAVVADVTDEASVAAAFAVAREAGPVRTVVSCAGLSIIGPIADIELSGWQTTIDVCLTGTMLVIKHAARNLEDGGSVVAISSLNGRQPGTTMAAYCSAKAGVLMLVQVAALELGPRGIRVNAVSPGLVDTPLVAGLAMVPGLTDEYIENTPLGRSGLPDDIAQTVEFLTSERAGWITGSAFDVNGGAHLKRYPDVLGKVQALAEGS; translated from the coding sequence ATGGCTGCTCAAAAACCTGTGGCCCTGATCATGGGCGGCGCTTCCGGGATCGGCCTGGCCACCGCGCATGCCCTGGTCGCGCGCGGTGACCATGTGGTGATCGCCGACGTCAACGAGGAAGCCGCACGTGCCCGGGCCGCCGAACTCGCCGATAACGCCACCGCCGTCGTCGCGGACGTGACTGACGAGGCCAGTGTCGCAGCGGCATTCGCGGTCGCCCGCGAAGCCGGACCGGTCCGCACGGTGGTCAGTTGTGCCGGCCTGTCGATCATCGGCCCGATCGCCGACATCGAGTTGTCCGGTTGGCAGACCACCATCGATGTCTGCCTCACCGGCACCATGCTGGTGATCAAACACGCGGCCCGCAATCTCGAAGACGGCGGCAGCGTGGTCGCGATCTCCTCGCTCAACGGGCGCCAACCCGGCACCACCATGGCCGCGTACTGCAGCGCTAAGGCCGGAGTGCTGATGCTGGTCCAGGTGGCCGCACTGGAGCTGGGTCCCCGCGGCATCCGGGTCAACGCGGTCTCCCCCGGTCTGGTGGACACTCCCCTCGTGGCCGGCCTGGCGATGGTGCCCGGGCTCACCGACGAGTACATCGAGAACACTCCGCTCGGGCGCTCAGGCCTCCCCGACGACATCGCGCAGACCGTGGAGTTCTTGACCTCGGAACGTGCCGGCTGGATCACCGGATCGGCCTTCGACGTCAACGGCGGCGCGCATCTGAAGCGCTACCCCGACGTGCTCGGCAAAGTACAAGCCCTAGCTGAAGGATCGTGA
- a CDS encoding alcohol dehydrogenase catalytic domain-containing protein: protein MRSVVIDGPGSIRVDTRPDPELPGADGAVVAVTATAICGSDLHFYEGDYPIVDPVPLGHEAIGTVVEVGPEVSSVRAGDRVMVSSVAGCGHCAGCATHDPIRCHSGPQIFGSGMLGGAQSELLAVPGADFQLARVPDGIGVEQALLLTDNLATGWAAALRADIPIGGTVAVTGLGAVGLCAGISALFLGAATVLGIDPVAQRRDRAAKMGMTPAEPSTTAAAMDLTSGRGVDAVIDAVGSDTTMSDALTAVRPGGTVSVVGVHDLQPFPFPALPVLLRSVTLRMTTAPVQQTWPQLVPLLQSGRLSVDGIFTTEMALDDAADAYRAVAARSGDVVKVLLTP, encoded by the coding sequence ATGCGCAGTGTCGTAATCGATGGGCCCGGATCGATCCGGGTCGACACCCGGCCCGACCCCGAGCTGCCCGGCGCCGACGGCGCGGTGGTCGCGGTGACCGCGACCGCGATCTGCGGCTCGGATCTGCACTTCTACGAGGGTGACTACCCCATCGTCGATCCGGTACCGCTGGGCCACGAAGCGATCGGCACGGTCGTCGAAGTCGGCCCCGAGGTGAGCTCGGTACGAGCCGGAGACCGGGTCATGGTGTCGTCGGTCGCGGGCTGCGGGCACTGCGCCGGGTGCGCCACCCACGACCCGATCCGGTGTCATTCGGGCCCGCAGATCTTCGGCTCGGGCATGCTGGGCGGGGCGCAGTCGGAGCTGCTTGCGGTGCCGGGCGCGGACTTTCAGCTCGCCCGCGTTCCCGATGGCATCGGCGTCGAGCAAGCCCTGCTCCTCACCGACAACCTGGCCACCGGGTGGGCGGCGGCGCTGCGCGCCGACATCCCGATCGGCGGCACGGTAGCGGTGACCGGCCTGGGGGCGGTGGGTCTGTGTGCCGGGATCAGCGCGCTGTTCCTCGGTGCGGCAACGGTTCTCGGCATCGATCCGGTAGCCCAGCGACGGGACCGGGCAGCGAAGATGGGGATGACCCCGGCGGAGCCGTCCACCACGGCCGCGGCGATGGACCTGACCAGCGGGCGCGGCGTAGATGCGGTGATCGACGCTGTCGGCTCGGACACCACCATGTCCGATGCGTTGACCGCGGTGCGGCCCGGCGGGACGGTGTCGGTGGTCGGCGTGCATGACCTGCAGCCGTTCCCGTTCCCGGCGTTGCCGGTGTTGCTGCGCAGCGTCACGCTGCGGATGACCACCGCACCCGTGCAGCAGACCTGGCCGCAGCTGGTGCCGCTGCTGCAATCCGGGCGGCTGTCGGTGGACGGGATCTTCACCACCGAGATGGCCTTGGACGACGCGGCAGACGCCTATCGTGCCGTGGCGGCGCGGTCCGGAGACGTGGTGAAGGTGCTGCTCACGCCGTAG
- a CDS encoding dihydrodipicolinate reductase — protein MVKRIVIWGTGFVGKLVIPEIVRHPLFELVGVGVSDPAKVGRDVGEICGIPHVGVTATDDVDALIALAPDALVHYGPTAAHAGDNIALMSRFLRAGIDVCSTAMTPWVWPGLKLNPPDLLAPITQACEDGGASCFTTGIDPGFANDLFPMTLMGVCAEVRKVRASELLDYTNYTGDYENEMGIGRDPDFQPVLKIPEVLIFAWGGTVPMIAHAAGIELDEITTTWDTWVTPNERKTAKGVIAPGQVAAVRFTINGIYRGETRIQLEHVNRIGRDAAPDWPAGTQDDVYRVDIEGTPSISQETAFHFTDGSGRDAATAGCLATGMRALNAVPAVNDLPPGWVTALDLPLLPGAGTIR, from the coding sequence ATGGTTAAGCGGATCGTCATCTGGGGCACCGGATTTGTCGGCAAGTTGGTCATCCCCGAGATCGTCAGACACCCGCTGTTCGAGCTGGTCGGCGTCGGCGTCAGCGACCCCGCCAAGGTGGGGCGCGATGTCGGTGAGATCTGCGGAATCCCCCACGTCGGCGTCACCGCCACCGATGACGTCGACGCCCTGATCGCCTTGGCCCCGGACGCACTGGTGCACTACGGCCCGACCGCCGCGCACGCCGGCGACAACATCGCGCTGATGTCGCGCTTCCTGCGGGCCGGCATCGATGTCTGCTCCACCGCGATGACCCCGTGGGTGTGGCCCGGCCTCAAGCTCAATCCGCCGGATCTGCTGGCGCCGATCACCCAAGCGTGCGAGGACGGCGGGGCGTCGTGCTTCACCACCGGTATCGACCCCGGTTTCGCCAACGACCTGTTCCCGATGACCCTGATGGGGGTCTGCGCCGAGGTGCGCAAGGTGCGTGCCTCCGAGTTGTTGGACTACACCAATTACACCGGTGATTACGAGAACGAGATGGGGATCGGCCGCGATCCCGACTTCCAGCCGGTGCTCAAGATCCCCGAGGTGCTGATCTTCGCCTGGGGCGGCACCGTGCCGATGATCGCGCACGCCGCCGGGATCGAACTCGATGAGATCACCACCACCTGGGATACCTGGGTGACTCCGAACGAACGCAAGACTGCCAAGGGCGTGATCGCGCCCGGACAGGTGGCGGCGGTGCGGTTCACCATCAACGGCATCTACCGGGGCGAGACCCGTATCCAACTCGAGCATGTCAACCGGATTGGTCGAGACGCTGCACCGGACTGGCCGGCAGGCACGCAGGACGACGTCTACCGCGTCGATATCGAAGGGACGCCGAGTATTTCGCAGGAGACGGCGTTCCACTTCACCGATGGTTCGGGGCGCGATGCGGCGACGGCCGGCTGCCTGGCAACCGGGATGCGCGCGCTGAATGCGGTGCCGGCGGTCAATGATCTTCCGCCGGGCTGGGTGACGGCACTGGACCTGCCGCTGCTCCCGGGGGCGGGCACCATCCGCTGA
- a CDS encoding pirin family protein: MSNLEATSNEFACAAKPEDCIEVLHPREVPLGGARAIGVRRTLPQRDRSLIGAWCFVDHYGPHDVADGGMDVPPHPHTGLQTATWLFSGRVEHRDSGGVHAVVNPGELNLMTAGAGICHSEVSIDPESAPVLRGVQLWVALPDTARHSARDFNHFAPEPVSLPGASALVFLGELAGYHSPVPSLTPLLGAQLDLDPRTELALDVDPAFEHGVLCDQGAVSLGGTGLGFGALGYQGPGRTVLPLRNTGDSPARILVLGGVPFGEELVLWWNFIGRSHDEIVEFRRRWQDGDEQFGEVSGYQGRLQRLPAPPMPPLRLRPRRPRNG, translated from the coding sequence TTGAGCAACCTGGAGGCCACCTCGAATGAATTCGCTTGCGCGGCAAAGCCCGAGGATTGTATTGAGGTGCTGCACCCCCGCGAGGTGCCGCTGGGCGGAGCGCGTGCCATCGGAGTCCGGCGTACCCTGCCGCAGCGCGACCGCTCGCTGATCGGCGCCTGGTGCTTCGTCGACCATTACGGACCTCACGACGTCGCCGACGGCGGCATGGACGTGCCCCCGCACCCGCATACCGGGCTACAGACGGCGACCTGGCTGTTTAGCGGGCGGGTCGAGCACCGCGACAGCGGCGGCGTGCACGCGGTGGTAAACCCCGGCGAACTGAACTTGATGACCGCCGGTGCAGGCATCTGCCACTCCGAGGTCTCGATCGACCCGGAATCGGCTCCTGTCCTGCGGGGAGTGCAGCTCTGGGTAGCCCTGCCCGATACTGCCCGCCACAGTGCCCGCGACTTCAACCATTTTGCGCCCGAACCTGTTTCGCTGCCCGGCGCCTCGGCGCTGGTGTTCCTCGGCGAGCTGGCCGGATACCACTCCCCCGTCCCGTCCTTGACTCCCCTACTGGGCGCCCAGCTCGACCTGGATCCGCGCACAGAGCTGGCACTCGACGTCGACCCCGCATTCGAACACGGTGTGCTGTGTGACCAGGGCGCGGTCAGCCTGGGCGGCACGGGTCTGGGTTTCGGTGCACTCGGCTATCAAGGCCCCGGTCGCACGGTGCTGCCCCTGCGCAACACCGGCGACTCCCCCGCCCGAATCCTGGTGCTGGGCGGGGTGCCGTTCGGCGAGGAGTTGGTGCTGTGGTGGAACTTCATCGGTCGCAGCCATGACGAGATCGTGGAGTTCCGGCGCCGCTGGCAAGACGGCGACGAGCAATTCGGCGAGGTCAGCGGCTATCAGGGCCGCCTGCAACGGCTGCCCGCCCCGCCGATGCCGCCGCTGCGGCTGCGGCCGCGACGGCCCCGCAACGGCTAG
- a CDS encoding WhiB family transcriptional regulator has translation MAPPCSANPELWFGYPDADGADGAAKARAYEQSSIEARLQCLRRCPLAQQRRCAALAVERGEEYGVWAGVKLPGGQYRKRAELAQAHALLLAIAAGEINTRELPDNQTLLTNHEREQLPVTATVFHLPAGRLGPRSAA, from the coding sequence ATGGCACCCCCCTGCTCCGCCAATCCCGAACTGTGGTTCGGCTACCCCGACGCCGACGGCGCCGACGGGGCCGCCAAGGCCCGGGCCTACGAACAGTCCTCCATCGAGGCACGGTTGCAGTGCCTGCGACGCTGCCCGCTCGCGCAGCAACGCCGGTGCGCGGCGCTCGCCGTGGAACGCGGCGAGGAGTACGGCGTGTGGGCCGGCGTGAAGCTCCCCGGCGGTCAGTACCGCAAGCGGGCCGAACTCGCCCAGGCCCACGCCCTGCTGCTGGCGATCGCCGCCGGCGAGATCAACACTCGCGAACTACCCGACAACCAGACGCTGCTGACCAACCACGAACGTGAGCAGCTGCCGGTGACAGCGACGGTTTTTCACCTGCCCGCCGGGCGGCTCGGTCCTCGATCAGCGGCGTGA
- a CDS encoding helix-turn-helix domain-containing protein — MSREAAGAAIRALREARDWSLADLAAATGVSIMGLSYLERGARKPHKGTVQKVENGLGLPPGSYSRLLVAADTDAELAQLISAAGPQTSAARPAGTIVVDRHSDTEVLEGYAEAQLDALRSVIARLPSEASDEYETYILSVITQCVKAEMLAASSWRVAVNAGADHAARLMAHLQALEATRSDLLQRMPGSLTARFDRACAESSLPEAVIAALIGVGPEEMWDIRNRGVIPPGALARVRAFADGSMDATAGGDEGG, encoded by the coding sequence ATGAGCCGCGAAGCGGCGGGTGCGGCCATTCGGGCATTGCGGGAGGCGCGCGACTGGTCGCTGGCCGACCTCGCCGCCGCCACCGGGGTCAGCATCATGGGATTGAGCTACCTCGAGCGTGGCGCCCGCAAGCCGCACAAAGGCACAGTTCAGAAGGTTGAAAATGGGCTCGGCCTGCCGCCGGGCAGCTATTCTCGGCTTCTCGTTGCCGCCGACACCGACGCCGAACTGGCCCAGTTGATCTCCGCGGCCGGGCCGCAAACGTCCGCCGCGCGTCCCGCCGGAACCATCGTCGTCGACCGACACAGCGACACCGAAGTGCTGGAGGGATACGCCGAGGCGCAGCTCGATGCGCTGCGTTCGGTGATCGCGAGACTGCCATCGGAAGCATCAGACGAATACGAGACGTATATTCTTTCCGTGATCACGCAGTGCGTGAAGGCGGAGATGCTCGCAGCCAGTTCGTGGCGGGTCGCGGTGAACGCGGGCGCCGATCACGCTGCCCGACTGATGGCGCATCTTCAAGCCCTGGAGGCCACCCGCAGCGACCTGCTGCAACGGATGCCCGGCAGCCTGACCGCCCGCTTCGACCGGGCGTGTGCGGAGTCGTCGCTGCCCGAAGCGGTGATCGCGGCGTTGATCGGCGTTGGACCCGAAGAGATGTGGGACATCCGCAACAGGGGCGTGATCCCGCCCGGAGCGCTGGCCCGAGTCCGCGCATTCGCGGACGGATCCATGGATGCGACGGCTGGTGGCGACGAAGGGGGATAA
- a CDS encoding C40 family peptidase has translation MSNGELELLTRANELFAGNPRPASLESGLDHYAALLQRNANTDTGTGHDRYRMAVLAQRDRLLASARTDALATTVLAAVIADHARARQQTDGVVSAARADSALTPNMPLAHREAMRRRVARLRAQQAHVVSAQRRARAHGARLRRLRYRGERRRPVGADRLRLPNTRGGLAVRAALSRLGRPYVWGATGPDRFDCSGLTQWAYRQSGVPLSRTTYTQIHEGIPVPRSQIRPGDLVFPSTGHVQLAIGGNRVIEAPHAGATVQISPLGAHVAIRRPAP, from the coding sequence GTGAGCAACGGTGAGTTGGAGCTACTGACGCGCGCCAATGAGCTTTTCGCGGGCAATCCACGGCCCGCGTCACTGGAGTCCGGGCTGGATCACTACGCCGCGTTGTTGCAGCGCAACGCCAACACCGACACCGGAACCGGGCATGACCGGTACCGGATGGCGGTGCTTGCCCAGCGAGATCGGTTACTGGCCAGCGCGCGTACCGATGCGCTGGCCACCACGGTGCTGGCCGCCGTCATCGCCGACCACGCTCGGGCGCGCCAGCAGACCGACGGCGTCGTCTCCGCCGCCCGCGCCGACTCGGCGCTCACCCCGAACATGCCGTTGGCGCATCGCGAGGCGATGCGCCGGCGGGTGGCCCGGCTGCGCGCCCAACAGGCCCACGTGGTGTCCGCGCAGCGTCGCGCGCGGGCCCACGGTGCACGGTTGCGGCGGCTGCGATACCGGGGAGAGCGGCGCAGGCCCGTGGGTGCGGATCGGTTGCGGCTGCCCAACACTCGGGGCGGGCTGGCGGTCCGAGCCGCACTGTCGCGGCTCGGCAGACCCTATGTCTGGGGTGCGACCGGTCCCGACCGGTTCGATTGCTCGGGGCTGACTCAGTGGGCGTATCGCCAGTCCGGCGTGCCGCTGTCGCGCACCACCTACACGCAGATCCACGAAGGAATCCCGGTGCCGCGCTCCCAGATTCGACCCGGCGATCTGGTCTTCCCCAGCACCGGGCATGTTCAGCTGGCGATCGGTGGCAACCGGGTGATCGAAGCCCCGCACGCCGGCGCAACCGTGCAGATCAGCCCGTTGGGCGCGCACGTGGCGATCCGGCGTCCAGCGCCGTGA
- a CDS encoding DUF4226 domain-containing protein: MATRDDVLDVIDRIERAGGAGEADLTLPLPPSGYDGVPRRLGSTGDQQQGRAAQSMKLAETALAQQLSTAADFDRHIIEALRHAHKTTLEGRRRLDDLEAEIAGAAGSWDLSTTAGAREFQRFLVDRLGQIIKVVEETNDDDASKEALATALTGLYLGAPSDAHEPTPAGDDQTLPVGPDTEPYPDVLADDQPETDDQETPQRPPQLATPMFPGMGSDGPGFGAMPAALPSGFPINGPTPGWGGDDVPAEEDDRPEEAAEANAVDGADADGDTSEQESGERGPVTVRLPDGETTTVANPQLAAAMQAVADGQSVVEAFRSQGIHVPTPGTPVVAAVDVASLRPGDIGVFTDRHALAVGAGKALLDGQVHLVENLRGPGFLGWQHPPALAQEPAPPAEPVATRPARALGGLMRLKKAAPTVIVD, from the coding sequence ATGGCAACCCGCGACGACGTGCTCGATGTGATCGACCGCATCGAACGGGCCGGCGGCGCGGGTGAGGCGGACCTGACCCTGCCGTTGCCGCCTTCGGGCTACGACGGCGTTCCAAGGCGCCTGGGCTCGACCGGTGACCAACAGCAGGGCCGGGCGGCGCAATCCATGAAGCTGGCCGAAACGGCTCTGGCGCAGCAACTGTCAACGGCGGCGGACTTCGACCGGCACATCATCGAAGCGCTGCGCCACGCGCACAAGACCACGTTGGAAGGCCGACGCCGCCTCGACGACCTCGAGGCCGAGATTGCCGGCGCCGCCGGGTCCTGGGACCTGAGTACCACCGCGGGCGCGCGCGAATTCCAGAGGTTCTTGGTCGACAGACTCGGGCAGATCATCAAGGTGGTCGAAGAGACCAACGATGATGACGCGTCCAAGGAGGCGCTCGCCACCGCGTTGACGGGGCTGTACCTCGGCGCGCCATCGGATGCCCACGAGCCGACGCCCGCCGGGGACGACCAGACGCTGCCGGTGGGCCCGGATACCGAGCCCTATCCGGACGTACTGGCCGATGACCAGCCTGAGACGGATGACCAGGAGACACCGCAACGGCCGCCGCAGTTGGCGACGCCGATGTTCCCGGGCATGGGTTCCGACGGCCCGGGCTTCGGTGCCATGCCGGCCGCTCTGCCCTCCGGATTTCCGATCAACGGGCCGACGCCTGGATGGGGCGGTGACGACGTGCCCGCCGAGGAGGACGACCGGCCCGAGGAGGCGGCTGAGGCCAATGCTGTCGATGGCGCCGACGCGGACGGCGATACGTCGGAGCAGGAGTCGGGGGAGCGGGGGCCGGTCACTGTGCGGCTGCCTGACGGTGAGACCACGACCGTGGCCAATCCACAACTGGCTGCGGCGATGCAGGCCGTCGCCGATGGACAGTCGGTCGTGGAGGCATTCCGCAGTCAAGGCATCCACGTCCCGACGCCTGGAACACCGGTGGTGGCAGCGGTCGACGTGGCCAGCCTGCGCCCCGGCGACATCGGCGTATTCACCGACCGGCATGCCCTCGCTGTCGGCGCCGGCAAGGCGCTACTCGACGGGCAGGTCCACCTGGTGGAGAACTTGCGTGGTCCCGGATTCCTGGGTTGGCAGCATCCGCCGGCGCTGGCCCAGGAGCCCGCACCGCCCGCCGAGCCGGTTGCGACCAGGCCGGCGAGGGCGCTCGGTGGCCTTATGCGCTTGAAAAAGGCGGCTCCAACCGTCATCGTCGATTAG
- a CDS encoding ESX-1 secretion-associated protein, which produces MPEKIHVNQDVLTNAAGNHQEASDYLSTVAASHEGIQATLNSLGPIYGDFRQAAGSLLDARKTCYDDQSSEHSTVADNLHRAVATWNKNEEDAANTFEHLTDGHR; this is translated from the coding sequence ATGCCCGAGAAGATCCACGTCAACCAGGACGTTCTGACCAACGCGGCTGGGAACCATCAAGAGGCGTCGGACTACCTGTCCACCGTCGCGGCCTCACACGAGGGGATCCAGGCGACCCTGAATTCTCTCGGTCCGATCTACGGCGACTTTCGCCAGGCGGCCGGTTCGTTGCTCGATGCACGCAAGACCTGCTACGACGACCAGTCCAGTGAACATTCGACTGTCGCGGACAATCTGCACCGCGCGGTGGCGACGTGGAACAAGAATGAGGAAGACGCCGCCAACACCTTCGAGCACCTCACCGATGGGCACCGATGA
- a CDS encoding DUF2694 domain-containing protein — MTEPNPAFDTIHPSGDVLFRSCRGGYLHSVVLTEAVMDTDVHRLAEAIVLAADVSFLKAALEIRGELVTTGHVPSAAVPTTDDLRVATERLLAHKLHPGTDSGA, encoded by the coding sequence ATGACTGAGCCGAATCCGGCTTTCGACACGATCCACCCTAGTGGTGATGTGCTGTTCCGGTCTTGTCGTGGCGGCTATCTGCACAGCGTGGTGCTCACTGAGGCGGTGATGGACACCGACGTGCACCGCCTTGCGGAGGCGATCGTGCTGGCCGCGGACGTCTCGTTTCTCAAGGCGGCGTTGGAGATCCGGGGAGAGCTCGTCACGACCGGGCACGTGCCCTCGGCAGCGGTGCCCACCACTGACGATCTGCGGGTGGCTACCGAGCGGCTGCTGGCTCACAAATTGCACCCCGGCACGGACTCCGGAGCCTAA
- a CDS encoding DUF5631 domain-containing protein, producing the protein MALFGRRSARQRLRSAARESLTIPAFSAPVDCSSWVLGGLWPAELATITPETAPLADYLNADLQRIAHSANEKLHTISRSDLAGPARQAAETRVINVARAFAVLRVESTVRQLHKEALDFGREYVSLNPAPAEPVAAPRPPEPPEQPSEKLAQRARHRLPKSGAAVVSEVAPPDPPPVTASPAAVTFEPSETPPQAPTTPEVLEPGRLAEPYAPRPTVIDGGEDQQPPTAAFSTEAIDVSPPEPAPAAPQPPAPAQPEPVAPTPVPPTVAESGEQRLQRLLAFVARQEPGLRWAIGAFADGTVCLVTDIANGWIPSGIELPDGVQLLEPGRRNGTAAEMLGNPTESATYSPGDRLGWASDFAVTDTSVQPRNLDPIDDLGWRLSEATHWREGLPRMANTLVKAGAAGTGVVDAEIDLLRVHLDTMRYQLLAQYPDSDTALVLNCMLLAASEGIATGDTVSANYHYSWFRMLTAPPAGPWDSQT; encoded by the coding sequence GTGGCACTCTTCGGTCGACGGTCGGCGCGCCAGCGCCTCCGGAGCGCGGCCCGGGAATCACTGACGATCCCGGCCTTCAGCGCTCCGGTCGACTGTAGTTCCTGGGTGCTCGGCGGCCTGTGGCCCGCCGAGCTCGCGACGATCACCCCGGAGACCGCCCCACTTGCCGATTACCTCAATGCCGACCTGCAGCGCATTGCGCATTCGGCCAACGAGAAGCTCCACACCATCAGTCGATCAGATCTGGCCGGCCCGGCACGCCAGGCCGCGGAGACCCGGGTTATCAACGTCGCCAGAGCTTTCGCCGTCCTCCGGGTGGAGTCCACGGTTCGCCAACTCCACAAGGAAGCCCTGGACTTCGGCAGGGAGTACGTGAGCCTCAACCCGGCCCCGGCCGAGCCCGTCGCGGCGCCTCGCCCGCCCGAACCACCCGAGCAGCCTTCGGAGAAACTTGCCCAGCGGGCCCGGCATCGGCTGCCGAAATCCGGTGCCGCCGTCGTGTCTGAGGTAGCACCACCCGATCCGCCACCGGTGACTGCGTCGCCGGCTGCGGTGACTTTTGAGCCTTCCGAGACGCCACCGCAGGCGCCCACGACTCCGGAGGTATTGGAACCGGGGCGCCTCGCGGAGCCATACGCCCCGAGGCCGACCGTGATCGACGGCGGCGAGGACCAGCAACCGCCGACAGCCGCATTCTCGACCGAAGCGATCGACGTATCGCCGCCCGAGCCGGCTCCCGCAGCCCCGCAACCACCTGCGCCGGCCCAACCCGAACCCGTCGCGCCGACGCCCGTCCCGCCAACGGTCGCCGAGTCCGGCGAACAGCGACTCCAGCGCTTACTGGCCTTCGTCGCCCGCCAGGAACCCGGACTGCGCTGGGCGATCGGCGCCTTTGCCGACGGCACCGTCTGCCTGGTCACCGATATCGCCAACGGATGGATCCCGTCCGGGATCGAGCTGCCAGACGGGGTGCAACTGCTCGAACCCGGCCGCCGCAACGGCACCGCCGCCGAGATGCTGGGCAACCCGACGGAGTCGGCCACCTACAGTCCCGGCGATCGTCTCGGGTGGGCCAGTGATTTCGCGGTCACCGACACCTCGGTACAGCCCCGCAACCTGGATCCCATCGACGATCTCGGCTGGCGACTCAGCGAGGCCACGCATTGGCGCGAAGGACTGCCGCGGATGGCCAATACCCTAGTGAAGGCAGGCGCCGCCGGCACCGGCGTAGTCGATGCCGAAATCGACTTGCTACGTGTGCATCTGGACACCATGCGCTACCAGCTGTTGGCGCAGTATCCCGACTCCGACACCGCCTTGGTGCTGAACTGCATGCTGTTGGCCGCCTCCGAAGGCATCGCGACCGGAGACACCGTTTCGGCGAACTACCACTACAGCTGGTTTCGGATGCTCACCGCACCGCCCGCCGGCCCGTGGGATTCACAGACTTAG
- a CDS encoding DUF2710 domain-containing protein, with translation MSGAESRAELSDKDLVESVLRDLREAAEKWEALVAEAENTTYSVDLGDVRAVANADGRLLELTLHPCVVSDYTHSELADRLNRVFTALREEAQSDFETRYGTSAV, from the coding sequence ATGTCGGGGGCGGAGAGCCGCGCGGAACTCAGCGACAAGGACCTCGTGGAGTCCGTGTTGCGGGATCTGCGCGAGGCCGCCGAGAAATGGGAAGCGCTGGTCGCCGAGGCCGAGAACACAACCTACAGTGTCGATCTCGGCGACGTCCGTGCCGTGGCCAACGCCGACGGCCGGCTGCTCGAACTGACGCTGCACCCGTGTGTGGTCAGCGATTACACCCACAGCGAGTTGGCGGATCGGCTCAATCGCGTCTTCACCGCACTGCGCGAGGAAGCCCAGTCGGACTTCGAGACCCGGTACGGCACCAGCGCGGTCTGA